The Chloroflexota bacterium genome includes a window with the following:
- a CDS encoding glycosyltransferase family 4 protein, with the protein MPSSLESRATADPVTGSLRVGILHFTCPPIVGGVELLMGQHAELLLAEGHSVRVLAGRGGRFNPAVPVTLLPPLDSKHPALLAVNDELKTGEVSPRFDALATELLALLREHLAGLDVCIVHNALSLHFNLPLTAAFARLIAEGRAPLLVAWNHDLSWTNPLYTPLMREREPWSLLKTRLPGVRYVVVSEDRRQDLLRLWEQSAVSNRRSEDARSRPLTPETQTPKPASDPVVVPAGVSSRAKLRLRAATLQLVRQLRLDDGWPFMLLPARITKRKNIEYAIGVTRALRDLGLWPRLLVTGPPGPHNVRSVDYVDELQAERAQLDVHNEVIFLYEERRQNDPRGRFWTATDPMMDDLYQLADLLIFPSAQEGFGIPLLEAGLVRLPVFCSDIPPFREIAGDRVHRFALDAPPAETAARIAHFLETDPATRLRHTVLRQYAWERVYRERIAPLLVPPASVPADQTHAGVGHPPGDGHATQPEEPVDARRSPN; encoded by the coding sequence GTGCCCAGTAGCCTGGAGAGCCGCGCCACGGCGGATCCCGTGACCGGCTCTCTGCGCGTTGGTATTCTCCACTTCACCTGCCCGCCCATCGTCGGCGGCGTTGAGCTGCTGATGGGCCAGCACGCCGAGCTGCTCCTGGCCGAGGGGCACTCCGTCCGCGTGCTGGCCGGCCGAGGCGGGCGCTTCAATCCCGCCGTCCCCGTGACGCTGCTGCCGCCCCTGGACTCGAAGCACCCGGCCCTGCTCGCCGTCAACGACGAGCTGAAAACGGGCGAGGTCTCACCCCGATTTGACGCCCTGGCGACGGAGCTGCTGGCCCTCCTCCGCGAGCACCTCGCAGGCCTCGACGTCTGCATCGTCCACAACGCCCTCTCCCTGCACTTCAACCTGCCGCTGACCGCCGCCTTCGCTCGGCTGATCGCCGAAGGACGGGCGCCGCTGCTGGTCGCCTGGAACCACGATCTCTCGTGGACGAACCCGCTCTACACCCCGCTGATGCGGGAGCGCGAGCCGTGGTCATTGCTCAAGACGCGCCTGCCGGGCGTGCGCTACGTCGTCGTCTCCGAAGACCGCCGCCAGGACCTGCTGCGCCTGTGGGAGCAGTCAGCCGTCAGCAATCGGCGGTCAGAAGATGCTCGCTCCCGCCCCCTGACACCTGAAACCCAGACCCCCAAACCCGCGTCCGATCCCGTCGTCGTGCCGGCCGGCGTCTCCTCGCGCGCCAAGCTCCGCCTGCGCGCCGCCACCCTCCAGCTCGTCCGCCAACTGCGCCTGGACGACGGCTGGCCCTTCATGCTGCTGCCCGCCAGGATCACCAAACGTAAGAACATCGAGTACGCCATCGGCGTGACCCGCGCTCTGCGGGATCTCGGCCTCTGGCCCCGTCTGCTGGTGACCGGGCCGCCCGGGCCGCACAACGTCCGCTCGGTCGACTATGTCGATGAGCTGCAGGCCGAGCGCGCCCAGCTGGATGTCCACAACGAGGTCATCTTCCTCTACGAGGAGCGCCGCCAGAACGACCCGCGCGGCCGTTTCTGGACAGCCACCGACCCGATGATGGACGATCTCTATCAGCTTGCCGACCTGCTGATCTTCCCGAGCGCCCAGGAGGGATTCGGGATACCGCTCCTCGAGGCCGGCCTGGTGCGCCTGCCCGTCTTCTGCTCGGACATCCCGCCGTTCCGCGAGATCGCGGGGGACCGCGTCCATCGCTTCGCGCTCGATGCCCCGCCCGCCGAGACCGCCGCGCGTATCGCCCATTTCCTGGAAACAGACCCTGCCACCCGGCTGCGCCACACCGTCCTGCGACAGTACGCCTGGGAGCGCGTCTACCGCGAGCGGATCGCGCCGCTGCTCGTGCCGCCAGCCTCCGTTCCTGCTGACCAGACCCACGCGGGTGTCGGCCATCCACCCGGAGACGGCCACGCCACCCAGCCAGAGGAGCCTGTCGATGCTCGTCGATCCCCGAACTGA
- the cysE gene encoding serine O-acetyltransferase has product MRSLLKSIRRDIRSARERDPAARSNVEVVLFYPGFHARQLHRLANALHHRGHPLLARALSHANRAVTGIEIHPAATIGEGFFIDHGMGVVIGETAEIGDDVMLYQGVTLGGTSRLHEKRHPTLRDGVTVGAHAQLIGAIEVGEGARVGAGSVVVTDVPPYSTVVGVPGRTVGVRFPDTKPVQRLPDPAAETIAALQQRLVELEERLAWLERDASRAQ; this is encoded by the coding sequence ATGCGAAGTCTTCTCAAGAGCATCCGGCGGGACATCCGTTCCGCCCGCGAGCGCGATCCTGCCGCTCGCAGTAACGTCGAAGTCGTCCTGTTCTACCCGGGCTTCCACGCCCGCCAGCTGCACCGGCTGGCGAACGCCCTGCACCATCGCGGTCATCCGCTGCTGGCGCGCGCGCTCTCGCACGCCAATCGCGCCGTGACCGGCATCGAGATCCACCCTGCCGCCACCATCGGCGAAGGCTTCTTCATCGATCACGGCATGGGCGTCGTCATCGGAGAAACCGCCGAGATCGGCGACGACGTCATGCTCTACCAGGGCGTCACCCTTGGCGGCACCAGCCGCCTCCACGAGAAGCGCCACCCGACCCTGCGCGATGGCGTGACCGTCGGGGCGCACGCCCAGCTGATCGGCGCGATCGAGGTCGGCGAGGGTGCGCGCGTCGGCGCAGGCTCCGTCGTCGTGACGGACGTGCCGCCGTACTCGACGGTCGTGGGCGTCCCTGGGCGGACGGTCGGCGTGCGCTTCCCGGACACCAAGCCCGTGCAGCGCCTCCCCGACCCGGCAGCGGAGACTATCGCCGCGCTCCAGCAACGGCTCGTCGAGCTGGAAGAGCGCCTGGCCTGGCTGGAGCGAGACGCCAGTCGTGCCCAGTAG
- a CDS encoding penicillin acylase family protein: MTATSSPTERARSAIPALDGTLALPGLDGPVQVVRDHLGIPHIKATTTHDAFFAQGFVHAQDRLWHMEYDRARALGRWAAYVGPGGLDSDKLTRRLGLAASAQADYAVLNAETRAMLDAYSAGVNAFISTTIALPIELQLLGVQPEPWQPWHCGAVFKVRHALMGSMAAKLWRLRIAKTLGPDWITKLRAGSGERAPLVVPPGLTYYDVPDGYGESVSLTALALGLGDVDGGSNNWTVHGSRTASGKPLLAGDPHRAIDVPNVYYQHHIAGPEFDAIGYAFVGVPGITHFGHNQHVAWGVTTATSDQQDLYVEKFAPGDPARYQYQGEWRRADRRTETIEVRGEAPVEIDITTTHHGPVIVGDPASGTALAARALAVIEPNRSFESILPMLRATSVAELEEAKRPWVDPDNNFVMADTSGNIGYLTRGQVPVRSAANHWLPVPGWTGEHEWQGIIPFEEMPRARNPEQGFIATANQRIVGTDYPHHISNDWSPPHRAMRVNARLREMPAATIAEMAAVHADKVSIPSAAFVDLARRLEPADASSAAARDRLLTWDGDMLPDGVAPTIYAVWREQITQAILAGPDFRPLVDASRKWDPLPTQVMPPAQRLRNVFFGLLLQGDTSVLPPGDTWETLGARALAATVAQLTERLGADQDGWRWQEIHRTRLRHPLSGVFPQYADLLDPPSVGVGGDGDTPQNGTHACSDGVDFTVTVSSVTRYAFDLADWDNSGWTSPIGGTGHPASPHYADQVAAWSEQRLNPMLYTWASIEADAESRQTLEPA; this comes from the coding sequence GTGACAGCCACGTCGTCCCCCACCGAGCGCGCCCGCTCGGCCATCCCCGCCCTCGACGGCACGCTCGCGCTGCCCGGCCTTGACGGCCCCGTCCAGGTGGTCCGAGACCATCTCGGCATCCCGCACATCAAGGCCACCACCACCCATGACGCCTTCTTCGCGCAGGGGTTCGTCCACGCCCAGGACCGCCTCTGGCATATGGAGTACGACCGCGCCCGCGCCCTCGGACGGTGGGCCGCCTACGTCGGTCCTGGCGGCCTCGACTCCGACAAACTGACCCGCCGCCTCGGCCTCGCCGCCAGCGCCCAGGCCGACTACGCCGTCCTCAACGCCGAGACCCGCGCCATGCTCGACGCCTACAGCGCTGGCGTCAACGCCTTCATCAGCACCACCATCGCCCTCCCCATCGAGTTGCAGTTGCTCGGCGTACAGCCCGAGCCGTGGCAGCCCTGGCACTGCGGCGCGGTCTTCAAGGTGCGCCACGCGCTCATGGGCTCGATGGCCGCCAAGCTCTGGCGACTCCGCATCGCCAAGACCCTCGGCCCGGACTGGATCACGAAGCTCCGTGCTGGCTCCGGCGAAAGGGCCCCGCTCGTGGTGCCGCCCGGCCTGACCTATTACGACGTGCCCGACGGCTACGGCGAGTCGGTCAGCCTCACCGCCCTCGCGCTCGGCCTCGGGGACGTCGACGGCGGCAGCAACAACTGGACCGTCCACGGCAGCCGTACTGCCTCCGGCAAGCCGCTGCTGGCCGGCGATCCCCACCGTGCCATCGACGTGCCCAACGTCTACTACCAGCACCACATCGCAGGCCCCGAGTTCGACGCCATCGGCTACGCCTTCGTCGGCGTCCCTGGCATCACCCATTTCGGGCACAACCAGCACGTCGCCTGGGGCGTCACCACCGCCACCTCGGACCAGCAAGACCTGTACGTCGAGAAGTTCGCGCCCGGCGATCCCGCCCGCTACCAGTACCAGGGCGAGTGGCGCAGGGCCGACCGCCGCACCGAGACCATCGAGGTGCGCGGCGAGGCCCCCGTCGAGATCGACATCACCACCACCCACCACGGCCCTGTCATCGTCGGCGATCCCGCCAGCGGCACGGCCCTGGCAGCCCGCGCCCTCGCCGTCATCGAGCCGAACCGCTCGTTCGAGTCGATCCTCCCGATGCTCCGCGCCACCAGCGTGGCCGAGTTGGAGGAGGCCAAGCGCCCCTGGGTCGATCCCGACAACAACTTCGTCATGGCCGACACCTCGGGCAACATCGGATATCTGACGCGTGGGCAGGTGCCCGTCCGGTCGGCCGCCAACCACTGGCTGCCCGTCCCCGGCTGGACCGGCGAGCACGAGTGGCAGGGCATCATCCCCTTCGAGGAGATGCCGCGCGCCCGCAACCCCGAGCAGGGCTTCATCGCCACCGCCAACCAGCGCATCGTCGGCACGGACTACCCCCACCACATCTCCAATGACTGGTCGCCGCCGCACCGTGCCATGCGCGTCAACGCCCGCCTGCGCGAGATGCCCGCCGCCACCATCGCCGAAATGGCGGCCGTCCACGCCGACAAGGTCTCCATCCCCAGCGCGGCGTTCGTCGATCTCGCCCGCCGCCTGGAGCCGGCAGACGCCTCCTCGGCCGCTGCCCGCGACCGCCTCCTCACCTGGGACGGCGACATGCTGCCGGATGGCGTCGCGCCGACCATCTACGCCGTCTGGCGTGAGCAGATCACCCAGGCCATCCTGGCTGGCCCCGACTTCAGGCCGCTGGTGGATGCCAGCCGCAAGTGGGATCCCCTGCCGACCCAGGTGATGCCGCCCGCCCAGCGCCTCCGCAACGTCTTCTTCGGGCTGCTGCTCCAGGGCGACACGTCGGTGCTGCCCCCGGGCGATACCTGGGAGACGCTCGGTGCGCGGGCGCTCGCGGCCACCGTCGCCCAGTTGACCGAGCGGCTCGGCGCGGACCAGGACGGCTGGCGCTGGCAGGAGATCCACCGTACCCGCCTGCGCCACCCGCTCTCCGGCGTCTTCCCCCAGTACGCGGACCTGCTCGATCCGCCGTCCGTGGGCGTCGGCGGTGATGGCGACACGCCCCAGAACGGCACCCATGCCTGTTCAGACGGCGTCGATTTCACCGTGACAGTCTCCTCCGTCACCCGCTACGCCTTCGACCTCGCGGACTGGGACAACAGCGGCTGGACCAGCCCCATCGGCGGCACCGGCCACCCGGCCAGCCCCCACTACGCCGATCAAGTCGCGGCCTGGAGCGAGCAGCGGCTCAACCCGATGCTCTACACCTGGGCCAGCATCGAGGCAGACGCCGAAAGCCGCCAGACGCTCGAACCGGCCTGA